The DNA sequence GGCAGCGTGATTGCGAGCGTTTGCAGCAGGGCGGGCAGATCGAGCGCGCTGACACCGAGCTTTCCCTTGGCCACGAGGTTGCCGGGTTCGCTCCAGTTGGCATCGAGCGAGGCGCTGACCTCGAGACCGCCCGCGGCAAGCGTCATTGCAGGCACCTGTGCGTTGTGCTGCTCGAGCGATGCGCTGATGCCGGGGGCAGCGAGTTCGATGGAGGGCCCTGCGGCGGGTCTCAGCGTGAGCCTGCTGTTTGCCAGCCTGACCAGGCCCGTATCGAGATCGGCATCCACCTGCGCACCGAGCGCGATGCCGATGTCGTGTTTGCCGTTGTCGCCGAGCAGTCGCGCGCTACCTTCCAGCCGGAACGGGTCGCCTGTCATGTTCACATCGTCGCTGGTGATATCGAGCTCACGCAGTTCGTGGTGCGCCCCGGTTCGCTCGTCGCTGAAAATCAGGGTGCCGTCCGCGATGCGCACGCGGTCGATCGCGAGCAGCAAGGGTGCGGCCACGGCTGCGCTCGCAATCGTGCCGGCTGCCGGACCGGTCGAGCCCGACGGTTTTGTGCCGAGCGCTTCCCAGTTGGCATTGCCGTTGCGGTCGCGCCGGGCATTCAGGGTAAAGCCCTTGATCAGCAACTCATCGACACTGACCTGCCGGCGCAGCAGCGGCATCAGGTTCACACCGAGCCGCAGTTCGCTGGCGCTGGCGAAATCTTCGCTGGCGCCGGCCGGCGTGCGCAGGTGCACGTCGCCCAGCGCCAGCGAAAGGCGCGGCCATAGCGACAGCGACAACTCGCCGTTTATCTCGAGGGTCCCGTCGAGGCTGCTGTTGACCATTTCGAGCAGACGGAGCTTGAGTTCGGCTTCGTCGATCAGGCGCGATACCAGCAGCGTTGCGCCGCTGATCAACAACAGGATCACGGCAACGGTGATGCCCAGCCACTTTGCGACGGGGTTCATGCCCGGGGTCACTCCTTCGCGTCATGCACACGGATAGGCGGCGATTGTAACGGAATCACGACGCTGTTTTGGGCAGGGTTGTTCTCTATAATGCGGGTTTCGCGCGGGCAGGCAGTGTCATCGCCAGTGGGCGGGGCGCAATCGATCAGGCAAGCATCATGACAGAACGAACAGCGGAAGTGACCCGGAATACGCTCGAGACGCGCATCACCGTGCGGGTGAATCTCGATGGCAGCGGACACGCGGCGCTGGATAGCGGAATACCGTTTCTCGATCATATGCTGGATCAGGTCGCCCGCCATGGCCTGCTAGATCTCGAGGTCGAGGCTGCGGGTGATCTGCATATCGATGCCCACCATACGGTGGAAGATATCGGCATCAGCCTCGGGCAGGCGTTCGCGAGGGCGGTGGGTGACAAGGCCGGCCTGGTGCGCTACGGGCACGCCTATGTGCCGCTCGATGAGGCGCTGTCGCGCGTGGTGGTGGACCTGTCGGGCCGCCCGGGGCTCGAGTTCAACGTCGATTTCGCGCGCGCGCGGATTGGCGAGTTCGACGTGGACCTGTTTCGCGAGTTTTTCCAGGGCTTCGTGAACCACGCGGGGGTTACGCTGCATATCGACAACCTGCGCGGCGCGAACGCACACCACCAGGCCGAAACGGTGTTCAAGGCCTTTGGGCGGGCGTTGCGGATGGCGCTCGGCAGCGACCCGCGCATGGCGGGCGTGATGCCTTCCACCAAGGGCAGCCTGTAGGTCACACATGGCTGGCGTACGCATTGCGGTAGTTGACTATGGCATGGGCAACCTGCATTCGATGGCCAAGGCCCTCGAGCATGTGGCGGGCGGTGCCGAGATCGTCGTAAGCGATGATGCGGCGCTGATCCGTTCCGCCGACAAGGTGGTGTTTCCGGGAGTCGGAGCGATGCGCGATTGCATGGCGGAACTCGTGCGTCGCGGACTCGACCGTGCGGTACGTGAAGCGGCTGTCACGCGGCCGCTGCTGGCGGTGTGCATCGGCATGCAGGCGCTCATGGAATCCAGCGAGGAGAACAACGGCACCCGCTGTCTTGGCATCCTGAAGGGCCGCGTGCGGCATTTCGGCGCCGGGCTCGAAGACGAGAACAACGCGACGCTGAAGGTCCCGCATATGGGCTGGAATCGCGTGCGGATGATCGATCATCCGCTGTGGCAAGGCGTCGAGCAGAACAGCCGCTTCTATTTCGTGCACAGCTACTACGTCGAGCCGGGCGATCGCTCGCAGACCGTGGGAATTTGCGAGTACGGGATGGAGTTCACGGCCGCGCTGGCACACCACTCGTTGTTCGCGGTGCAGTTTCACCCCGAGAAAAGTCATACGGCCGGGCTGCAGTTGCTCGCCAATTTTGTTGCCTGGGATGGCCGATGCTGATTATTCCCGCGATCGATCTGCAAGATGGAAAATGCGTGCGTCTGCGCCAGGGACGCATGGACGACAGCACGGTGTTCGGCGATGACCCGGTGGCGATGGCTGCGCGCTGGATCGAGGCGGGCGCGCGGCGTTTGCACCTGGTCGATTTGAATGGTGCGTTTGCCGGAGAGCCGGTCAATGGCGCGCCGGTGCGCGCGATTACGCGCGCGTTTCCGGATCTTGCGGTGCAGATCGGTGGCGGCATCCGCAGTCGCGAGACCGTGCAGAGCTATCTGGATGTCGGGGTGCAGTGGGTGATCATCGGTACGCTGGCGGTGAAGCAGCCCGATCTGGTGCGCAGCCTGTGTCAGGAGTTTCCGGGCCACGTGATCGTCGGCATCGATGCGCGCAACGGTATGGTCGCCACCGATGGCTGGGCCGAGGTGTCGCGCGTCGGGGCGGTCGATCTCGCCCGGCAGTTTGCCGCCGCCGGCGTGGCAGCGATCGTCTACACCGATATCGATCGTGACGGCATGATGCAGGGCGTGAACGTGCCGGCAACGCGCGATCTTGCCGCGCGCGGCGGGATCCCGGTGATCGCCTCGGGTGGCGTGACCACGATCGAGGATATCAAGGCGCTCTCGCATGAAGCATCGAGCGGCATCATTGGCGCGATCAGCGGGCGCGCGCTGTACGAGGGCACTCTCGATCTGGCGCAGGCACAGGCATGGTGCGACGCGCACCGGGAGCGTTGAGTCCATGGGTCTTGCCAAGCGCATCATTCCCTGTCTCGATGTCGATCGCGGGCGGGTAGTCAAAGGCGTGAAGTTCCTGGATATCCGCGACGCGGGTGACCCGGTGGAAGTCGCGCGTCGTTACAACGAGCAGGGCGCCGATGAAGTGACCTTTCTCGATATCACCGCAAGCCATGAAGGCAGGGATACCACACTCGCGACCGTCGAGCGCATGGCGAGCGAGGTGTTCATTCCGCTGACCGTCGGCGGCGGAGTGCGTGAACTGATGGATATCCGCAACCTGCTGAATGCGGGTGCCGACAAGGTCGCGATCAATTCGGCTGCAATCCAGCGCCCGCAATTCGTGGCCGAGGCTTCCGACCGCTTCGGCTCGCAATGCATCGTGGTTGCGATCGATGCCAAGCAGGTCAGTGCCCACGGCGAGCGGTTGAAGTGGGAGATTTTCACGCATGGCGGGCGGCGCGCCACCGGAATCGATGCGCTCGAATGGGCGCGGCAGATGGTGGAATTCGGCGCCGGGGAAATCCTTTTGACCAGCATGGATCGCGATGGTACCCGCGACGGCTTCGATCTTGCGTTGACCCGCGCAGTGAGCGAGTCGGTGTCAGTGCCGGTGATTGCCTCGGGTGGCGTGGGTGATTTGCAGCATCTCGTGGACGGCGTGATCGAAGGGCATGCGGACGCCGTTCTGGCGGCCAGCATTTTTCATTTCGGGGAGTACACGATCAGGGAGGCAAAAATCTTCATGGCCTCCCGGGGTGTGGAGGTCAGGCTCTAGGGCGAGCCGCGAATCGTGCGCCGGCTACGCCGTGTGCAATGAGGCGTAGAAGGTCGACAACACTCTCGGTTCTGCCAGCTGGATGAAATCCAGGAAATCCGACAACCCGTTCTGCGCCTCGCTCTTGTCCTCGAAAGGACCAACGGATGCGCCTTCGCGAGTCGCGAAATACCAGGCACTGTTCACGGCAAAGAACCGATCTGTCCTCATCGGAACCACGCCACGTTCACCGCTTCGCTTGTCTGCCATTTTGATTATCCGGGCGATCTGCATGAATGAATCACCGCTCAGCGCAATATACACCAGTGTATATCAGCTCGTAAATTTGTCTGGCACGTTCCCACGTCATCGTCGTTCTTGTCAATTAGTACCAATTTTCGGTAATTGGTTCCCGTTCAGCCCCGCGTATCCGGCGCGGCGCTCGCTATCGGCGCCGCGGCGCGCGACAGGACGATTCCTTTCAGCAGGTTGAATGCCTCGTAAAGCTGGTTGTCGTCGCTGCGCAGCTCGTCCAGAGAAACAGCGGTGCGACGCTCCGCGTCTCCTTTCTCGGCACCACCATTGCCGTTGCTGAGATGCCTGGTCAGGTCGGCTTCGGTCAGGCGCCGGGGGCTGTCGATGGTCTTGACCTCGGCGCGCTCGACCACGATATCGGGCACGATGCCCTGCGCCTGGATCGAGCGCCCGCTGGGTGTGTAATACCGCGCGGTGGTGAGCTTGATGCCGCGCTCCTCGCCGAGCGGCAGCACTGTTTGCACCGAGCCCTTGCCGAAGCTGTCGGTACCGACCACGATGGCACGGTGGTGATCCTGCAGCGCGCCGGCCACGATCTCCGAGGCCGATGCCGAGCCGCCATTGATCAGCACCACCATCGGGGCGCCGTTCAATTGATCGTCGGGCGTCGCACTGAAGCTGGAGCGCGCGCTCTCGATACGCCCCTCGGTATAGACGATCAGGCCCTGCTCCAGAAAGGCATCGGCCACGTCGACCGAGGCCTGCAGCACGCCGCCGGGATTGTTGCGCAAATCGAGCACCACGCCGCGCAGCGGTTTGCTGTTCTGCTTGTTGAGCGAGGCGATCGTCTTCTGCATGTCGGGGGCGGTTTCGTTCTGGAATTGCGCCACGCGAAGGTAGCCGAAATCGGCCTCCAGCAGCCGCCCGCGTACACTCTGCACCTTGATCACGTCGCGCTCGAGCGAGACATCGAACGGCCCCGGTTTGCCCTCGCGAACGATGGTCAGCTCGATCTTCGAGCCCTTTGGCCCGCGCATGAGATTGACGGCCTCCCCGAGATCCAGTCCTTTGACGGATTTACCATCGAGACGGATGATCAGATCGCCGCTTTCTATGCCGGCGGCCTTGGCCGGCGTGTCATCGATGGGGGAGATCACCCGCACGAAACCGCCGCTGTCGACGCCGACCTCCAGTCCGACACCGCCGAATTCGCCGGTGGTGTTCTCGCGCAGATCGGCAAAGGAGTCCTTGTCCAGGTAGGTGGAATGCGGGTCGAGCCCGTTCAGCATGCCCTTGATCGCGCTTTCGAGCAGCGTGCGGTCGTCGACCTCCTCCACGTAGCTGGTGCGAATCTCGTTGAACACGTCGACGAAGATGCGCAGTTCCTTCAGCGGCAGGACGCCTTCCGGTTGCTCGGTCCCGGTGGCGAGCGGATCCTGCGCCGACACGGGAGTGGCGAGCAGGCAGGTGGCAAGCACAATCGTTCCGATCGCGCCGTGCGGCCACTCGCAGTGCGAGCGGGAGTGTGTATGAGACAAGGAGTTGAACATACCTGAAGTGGATACCGCGAGAGCTGGAAAGCGTGAATGAGGCAGGCAGTTTGCATCAACTGCCGCGCGGGCACCATAGCGGACTTGCGGGGAAAGTGACGCGCGGGCATTGGCAGGGCGGTGTTTGGTGGCTGCCCGGCGCGCGTGTATACTTGCGCGCTTTCTCATTGGGCCACCCTCATCAGGGGCGCCCTTCCAGTCTGCCGGATCCGGAATCGTCATGGAGTTATTTCTCCAGTTTCTCGTTGCCAAGTGGTATCTCGTCAGTGCCGCAGGGGTGATCGTGTGGCTGCTCCTGTATCACGAGCGGCGCAAGGGCGCGGTCAGTGTCAGCCCGGCGCAGGTGACCGCACTGGTCAACCAGAAAGACGCTGTGGTGCTCGACCTGAGAGACGCCGCCGACTATCGCCAGGGACATATCGTTGACAGCATCAACATGCCGTTTGGCAAGCTGTCCGAGCGTGTGGCGGAACTGGATCGATACCGCGAGCGCCCGGTAGTGGTGGTCTGCAAGATGGGCCAGCACTCCGGAGCGGTGGCCAAAACGCTGAAAGAGAAAGGATTTGCCCAGGTCTATCGTCTCGGCGGCGGTATTGCGGAGTGGCAGGGCTCGCAGTTGCCGTTGGTGCGGTCCTGACACGATGCCCGGGGTGACGATGTATACCACGCGTTACTGCCCGTATTGCGTGGCGGCGCGCCGGTTGCTCGACTCCCTGGGGGTCGAGTACCGTGATATCGATGTGAGCGGCGATCGCGCGCTCAGGTCCGAGATGGAACAGCGCGCCGGTCGTCATACCGTGCCGCAGATCTGGATAGGCAACCGGCATGTCGGCGGCTTCGACGACATGGACGAATTGCACTACAGGGGATTGCTGCAACCGCTGCTCGACGAGATCAGGCAGACGGCGGAGACCGGCAATGCATAAATCGCAGCAGAGGATCATTTGATGGCCGACGAGAACCAGCAGCCCGCACAGCAGTTCGCGCTGCAGCGAATCTACATAAAAGACCTGTCGTTCGAGACGCCGCAGGGCCATGAGGTGTTTCGCCAGGCCTGGAAGCCGCGCGTGAATCTCGAGATGAACACGCGTCACAATCGCATCGACGAGCAGAATTTTGAAGTGGTGCTGACCCTGTCGGTCACTGCCGCGCTGGAAGAGAAGACGGCGTTCCTGGCCGAAGTGCAGCAGGCGGGCGTGTTTTTCATGTCCGGCATGCCGGAGGCGCAGCAGCGCCAGGTGCTCGGAACGGTATGTCCGAACATCCTGTTCCCCTATGCCCGCGAGGCGGTGGACAATCTCGTGGTGCGCGGCAGCTTCCCTCCCCTGATGCTGGCGCCGGTCAATTTTGATGCGCTCTATACACAGGCTTTGAAGCAGGCAGAAGAGAAGGCAAAGGCCGAACAGCTGCCCGAGACACCCGCGCAGCACTGATCGGCAGCGTCCTGGAGCCGGCGCTCTGTGCCGGCTTTCCACATTGCCCGTATCCGGCTCCGAACGCCGACAGAGGGGGCGGGGTTCAGGCGCCCGTGATGAAATCCAGCTGGCGCCAGGCTTCGTAGACCACCACGGATACGCTGTTGGAGAGGTTGAGGCTGCGGCATTCGGCGCGCATCGGCAAGCGCAGCACCTGTTCCGC is a window from the Gammaproteobacteria bacterium genome containing:
- the hisA gene encoding 1-(5-phosphoribosyl)-5-[(5-phosphoribosylamino)methylideneamino]imidazole-4-carboxamide isomerase gives rise to the protein MLIIPAIDLQDGKCVRLRQGRMDDSTVFGDDPVAMAARWIEAGARRLHLVDLNGAFAGEPVNGAPVRAITRAFPDLAVQIGGGIRSRETVQSYLDVGVQWVIIGTLAVKQPDLVRSLCQEFPGHVIVGIDARNGMVATDGWAEVSRVGAVDLARQFAAAGVAAIVYTDIDRDGMMQGVNVPATRDLAARGGIPVIASGGVTTIEDIKALSHEASSGIIGAISGRALYEGTLDLAQAQAWCDAHRER
- the hisF gene encoding imidazole glycerol phosphate synthase subunit HisF gives rise to the protein MGLAKRIIPCLDVDRGRVVKGVKFLDIRDAGDPVEVARRYNEQGADEVTFLDITASHEGRDTTLATVERMASEVFIPLTVGGGVRELMDIRNLLNAGADKVAINSAAIQRPQFVAEASDRFGSQCIVVAIDAKQVSAHGERLKWEIFTHGGRRATGIDALEWARQMVEFGAGEILLTSMDRDGTRDGFDLALTRAVSESVSVPVIASGGVGDLQHLVDGVIEGHADAVLAASIFHFGEYTIREAKIFMASRGVEVRL
- the grxC gene encoding glutaredoxin 3; amino-acid sequence: MPGVTMYTTRYCPYCVAARRLLDSLGVEYRDIDVSGDRALRSEMEQRAGRHTVPQIWIGNRHVGGFDDMDELHYRGLLQPLLDEIRQTAETGNA
- a CDS encoding AsmA family protein, giving the protein MNPVAKWLGITVAVILLLISGATLLVSRLIDEAELKLRLLEMVNSSLDGTLEINGELSLSLWPRLSLALGDVHLRTPAGASEDFASASELRLGVNLMPLLRRQVSVDELLIKGFTLNARRDRNGNANWEALGTKPSGSTGPAAGTIASAAVAAPLLLAIDRVRIADGTLIFSDERTGAHHELRELDITSDDVNMTGDPFRLEGSARLLGDNGKHDIGIALGAQVDADLDTGLVRLANSRLTLRPAAGPSIELAAPGISASLEQHNAQVPAMTLAAGGLEVSASLDANWSEPGNLVAKGKLGVSALDLPALLQTLAITLPPGLNPEPLADITLDTDYALNGKTLSLSQAELRAGKFNATGEVRFTSGKTMRIDTKFASPELELDYFFPPAETPPKGTAATAPAPGGSRKCGARRTARHEWHHRGFARTADDSHARTERARNETGSEKGYRTAPIPLVAALRRHLERFGQARCTR
- the hisH gene encoding imidazole glycerol phosphate synthase subunit HisH is translated as MAGVRIAVVDYGMGNLHSMAKALEHVAGGAEIVVSDDAALIRSADKVVFPGVGAMRDCMAELVRRGLDRAVREAAVTRPLLAVCIGMQALMESSEENNGTRCLGILKGRVRHFGAGLEDENNATLKVPHMGWNRVRMIDHPLWQGVEQNSRFYFVHSYYVEPGDRSQTVGICEYGMEFTAALAHHSLFAVQFHPEKSHTAGLQLLANFVAWDGRC
- a CDS encoding S41 family peptidase, with translation MFNSLSHTHSRSHCEWPHGAIGTIVLATCLLATPVSAQDPLATGTEQPEGVLPLKELRIFVDVFNEIRTSYVEEVDDRTLLESAIKGMLNGLDPHSTYLDKDSFADLRENTTGEFGGVGLEVGVDSGGFVRVISPIDDTPAKAAGIESGDLIIRLDGKSVKGLDLGEAVNLMRGPKGSKIELTIVREGKPGPFDVSLERDVIKVQSVRGRLLEADFGYLRVAQFQNETAPDMQKTIASLNKQNSKPLRGVVLDLRNNPGGVLQASVDVADAFLEQGLIVYTEGRIESARSSFSATPDDQLNGAPMVVLINGGSASASEIVAGALQDHHRAIVVGTDSFGKGSVQTVLPLGEERGIKLTTARYYTPSGRSIQAQGIVPDIVVERAEVKTIDSPRRLTEADLTRHLSNGNGGAEKGDAERRTAVSLDELRSDDNQLYEAFNLLKGIVLSRAAAPIASAAPDTRG
- the hisB gene encoding imidazoleglycerol-phosphate dehydratase HisB, which produces MTERTAEVTRNTLETRITVRVNLDGSGHAALDSGIPFLDHMLDQVARHGLLDLEVEAAGDLHIDAHHTVEDIGISLGQAFARAVGDKAGLVRYGHAYVPLDEALSRVVVDLSGRPGLEFNVDFARARIGEFDVDLFREFFQGFVNHAGVTLHIDNLRGANAHHQAETVFKAFGRALRMALGSDPRMAGVMPSTKGSL
- the secB gene encoding protein-export chaperone SecB; the protein is MADENQQPAQQFALQRIYIKDLSFETPQGHEVFRQAWKPRVNLEMNTRHNRIDEQNFEVVLTLSVTAALEEKTAFLAEVQQAGVFFMSGMPEAQQRQVLGTVCPNILFPYAREAVDNLVVRGSFPPLMLAPVNFDALYTQALKQAEEKAKAEQLPETPAQH
- a CDS encoding rhodanese-like domain-containing protein, which translates into the protein MELFLQFLVAKWYLVSAAGVIVWLLLYHERRKGAVSVSPAQVTALVNQKDAVVLDLRDAADYRQGHIVDSINMPFGKLSERVAELDRYRERPVVVVCKMGQHSGAVAKTLKEKGFAQVYRLGGGIAEWQGSQLPLVRS